In Hymenobacter gelipurpurascens, one DNA window encodes the following:
- a CDS encoding cytochrome c maturation protein CcmE domain-containing protein → MKKAHILAITVIAVAIGIIMSAAGDASVYVSFGEARERAAEGNLTKVHVVGRLPRDGQQNIMGLEYNPTLDPNYFAFTLVDTNRIAQRVVYFNPKPQDFDKSEQVVITGAMRNNVFVADKILLKCPSKYVEKDIKGATASVN, encoded by the coding sequence ATGAAAAAAGCACACATCCTCGCCATTACCGTCATTGCCGTGGCTATTGGCATTATCATGAGCGCCGCCGGCGATGCCAGCGTCTACGTTTCCTTTGGCGAAGCTCGCGAGCGGGCCGCCGAAGGCAACCTGACCAAAGTACACGTGGTAGGCCGTTTACCCCGTGATGGCCAGCAGAATATCATGGGGCTGGAATATAACCCCACCCTGGATCCCAACTACTTCGCTTTCACCTTAGTAGATACCAATCGCATTGCGCAGCGTGTGGTCTATTTCAACCCTAAGCCCCAGGACTTCGACAAGTCGGAGCAGGTGGTGATTACGGGAGCCATGCGCAACAACGTGTTCGTGGCCGACAAAATCCTGCTGAAATGCCCTTCCAAGTATGTGGAGAAGGATATAAAAGGCGCTACGGCGTCGGTTAACTAG